A window of Diospyros lotus cultivar Yz01 chromosome 14, ASM1463336v1, whole genome shotgun sequence contains these coding sequences:
- the LOC127790373 gene encoding protein trichome birefringence-like: MADATKLSSINGGSMISELKKILPRTKRNLTFLYGSTLVFLAFTLLLAFNPSSNASSRLIIIFPSSSSSFRSQFSPFFYQFFPNSSQPNSTAGSQNTTVQSEILCRGPSAAKNGTQNEDSSNEVEAVKPNRKTSSGKKLKKQSSAESLMKCDLFDGEWVRDDSYPMYEPGSCSLMDEQFNCFLNGRPDDAYHQLKWKPKGCTLPRLDGNHMLKLLRGKRLVFVGDSLNRNMWESLVCILRNSVKDQSKVYEASGRHHFRTEASYSFVFQDHNCTVEFFASPFLVREWEMPDTNGSKRETLRLDLMGSSADYYRSADIIVFNTGHWWTHEKTSKGKDYYQEGSHVYSELDALEAYRRALTTWGRWVDANVNPSKTQVFFRGYSPSHFSGGQWNSGGQCDGETEPIKNQTYLSQYPAKMKTLERVLKGMKTGVSYMNVTRMTDYRKDGHPSIYRKANLTAEERKSEVRFQDCSHWCLPGVPDAWNELLYAQLLVKPRNIYIYIGK; the protein is encoded by the exons ATGGCGGACGCCACGAAGCTTTCATCCATCAATGGTGGAAGTATGATCTCAGAACTCAAGAAGATCCTGCCCAGAACCAAGAGAAACTTGACTTTTCTCTATGGCTCCACGCTTGTTTTCCTTGCTTTCACTCTTCTCTTGGCCTTCAACCCTTCTTCAAACGCCTCTTCACGCCTGATCATCATCTTCCCCAGTTCCAGTTCAAGTTTCAGATCCCAATTCTCCCCATTTTTCTATCAGTTCTTCCCAAATTCTTCCCAACCAAACAGCACTGCCGGATCTCAAAACACCACGGTTCAATCGGAGATTCTGTGTAGAGGGCCATCCGCTGCGAAAAACGGGACCCAGAATGAAGATTCGAGCAATGAAGTTGAAGCCGTCAAACCAAATCGGAAGACGAGTTCTGGGAAAAAGTTGAAGAAACAGAGCAGTGCGGAGTCGTTGATGAAGTGCGATTTGTTTGATGGAGAATGGGTGAGAGATGATTCGTACCCTATGTATGAGCCTGGTTCGTGTTCGCTGATGGATGAACAATTCAATTGTTTTCTCAATGGTCGACCCGATGATGCTTATCATCAACTCAAATGGAAGCCCAAAGGATGCACTCTTCCCAG GTTGGATGGAAATCACATGCTGAAACTGTTAAGAGGAAAAAGATTGGTTTTTGTGGGCGATTCTCTCAATAGGAACATGTGGGAATCTCTGGTTTGCATCCTCAGAAACTCCGTCAAAGATCAGAGCAAGGTATATGAAGCTTCCGGCCGGCACCATTTCCGAACCGAAGCTTCCTATTCCTTTGTATTCCAA GACCACAATTGCACCGTGGAGTTCTTCGCGTCGCCTTTCTTAGTTCGGGAATGGGAGATGCCGGACACAAATGGATCAAAGAGGGAGACGCTTCGGCTGGATCTAATGGGGAGCTCTGCGGATTATTACAGAAGTGCAGATATCATCGTCTTCAACACCGGGCACTGGTGGACTCATGAGAAGACTTCCAAGGG GAAAGACTATTACCAGGAAGGAAGCCATGTTTACAGTGAATTGGACGCTCTTGAAGCGTATCGAAGAGCTCTAACGACGTGGGGAAGATGGGTCGACGCCAATGTAAATCCATCCAAGACTCAAGTTTTCTTTAGGGGCTATTCTCCGTCGCATTTCAG CGGCGGACAGTGGAACTCGGGCGGCCAATGCGACGGCGAGACGGAGCCGATAAAGAACCAGACATACCTATCGCAGTACCCGGCGAAGATGAAGACATTGGAGAGGGTATTGAAAGGGATGAAAACTGGGGTGAGTTACATGAACGTGACAAGAATGACGGATTATCGGAAGGACGGCCACCCGTCGATCTACCGGAAGGCGAACCTGACGGCGGAGGAGAGGAAATCGGAGGTGAGGTTCCAGGACTGCAGCCACTGGTGCCTTCCGGGCGTGCCGGACGCTTGGAACGAGCTTCTTTACGCCCAACTTCTGGTGAAACCacgtaacatatatatatatataggtaagTAA